The Vicia villosa cultivar HV-30 ecotype Madison, WI linkage group LG1, Vvil1.0, whole genome shotgun sequence genome includes a region encoding these proteins:
- the LOC131607478 gene encoding protein IRX15-LIKE-like: MKNTNTNTKLILLHPYIQKQGNSNRLWLLAFISILTLAFLATLIYTRDRESTLNNANTSIISSVITTTNAVSAPLPATVINTLIHYASKSNDTYHMTYSDLKPISDVLRKCSSPCNLLVFGLTPETLLWKALNHNGKTVFIDENRYYAAYIEEKHPEIDAYDVQYTTKRSEMKELIASAKEHVANECKPVQNLLFSDCKLGINDLPNHVYEVDWDVILVDGPRGDWPEAPGRMSAIFTAGVLARSKKGGNPKTHIFLHDFSGEVEQVCGNEFLCKENLLEASGTMGHYVLERMNESSVQYCKESSSSLST; encoded by the coding sequence ATGAAGAACACAAACACCAACACAAAACTCATTCTTCTTCATCCTTATATCCAGAAACAAGGAAACTCGAATCGGTTATGGCTTCTTGCATTCATCTCAATTCTCACTTTAGCTTTCCTTGCAACACTCATTTACACAAGAGACAGAGAATCAACCTTAAACAACGCAAACACTTCCATAATTTCATCTGTTATTACTACTACCAACGCTGTTTCTGCACCATTACCAGCAACAGTTATCAACACTCTTATTCACTATGCTTCGAAATCAAACGACACGTACCACATGACATACTCAGATCTCAAACCGATCTCCGACGTGCTTCGAAAATGTTCGTCTCCGTGTAACTTGCTCGTTTTCGGTCTCACACCGGAGACACTTCTATGGAAAGCACTTAACCACAATGGAAAAACAGTGTTCATCGATGAAAATCGATACTACGCAGCTTATATAGAAGAAAAACACCCTGAGATTGATGCTTATGATGTTCAATACACAACGAAAAGAAGCGAGATGAAAGAGTTGATAGCTTCAGCTAAAGAGCATGTAGCAAATGAATGTAAGCCAGTGCAGAATCTATTATTCTCGGATTGTAAACTCGGAATCAATGATCTTCCTAACCATGTTTATGAGGTTGATTGGGATGTTATATTGGTTGACGGACCGCGCGGGGATTGGCCGGAAGCTCCCGGGAGAATGTCCGCGATATTTACCGCCGGGGTGTTGGCTAGAAGTAAGAAAGGTGGGAACCCTAAAACTCATATTTTCTTGCATGATTTTTCTGGTGAAGTGGAACAGGTTTGTGGTAATGAGTTTTTGTGTAAAGAGAATTTGTTGGAAGCAAGTGGAACTATGGGGCATTATGTTTTGGAAAGGATGAATGAGAGCAGTGTTCAATATTGTAAAGAGTCTTCTTCATCTTTATCCACTTAG